The nucleotide sequence TTTGATGAAACTATATTTATTGACCTTCATCTCTTCTTTACCGTGTCTATGCAAATCAAGATATCATAAAGACGACAAATATTGAAATCATCATTAAAATAACACTAATTTGACAAATTTGAACAAGCACATTACGTGTTACACTATAATTCATTTAATTTATGGAAATTCAATAGCTCTTTGATGGAAGCAAGAGACAATTTGATAATTAAAATGCCATATAAAACAAGGTCAATTAGTTACTTCACTTAATACAATATCCTTACGTGTATCTAGTGATGTTCCCTCAATCCCTTATTGACAATAATCCCGCATTAACATAGTGGCCCGAGCCGAACTTTATAGGTTCAAGATTTTAGAACGATGACTTGAAGTACTAATAACTTAATTTTAAGATTCGGCAGAACACGTAGTTGAGCTTTTAGCTACGCCCCTAGACATTAGTAGATACCAATCAAATAAAGAtgaaaaagcaaaattaaagaatattaatGTGAATGGAatttaaaaagaataataatattttggtgatttaattTCCTCACTTTTAGAATCACAATATTATTCATAGATTTTGAGAGGATAGCAAGGGGGAGCACATTGTGAGAGTTGACTCCGGGAGCACATTGTGAGAGTTGACTCCAACTATATGCAGTttaatttttttacaaaatttctgaataataataaataaaaaaaatcggcACATGATTTACTATCAGTTGTTTAAGTCGAGTATTCGTATGTTTCAAGTTGCAGAATTAAATTGGCAGTTATTATTTGCTTTCAAAAAATTCTTATGAAACGTTAATTCTATACACTCCTAATAAGTTCgattttgttgtttttttatGTAGTTACAAATGTGTAATTTTATATAGAaaattaaatcacatatttttgCACTTTTATTTTAAGAATTGACACAATCAACGGTCAGAAAAAACTTATTCATGTTTTGACATATTACCTTTATCTCAATCACAACTAGAATATACATATTTTCAAAGTGCACTAAAGCataactttttaaaaaaagtatacatatttttatattaatttattacttaattattataaattaatatGTTTAGTATATAAGCATTATATACGAAACTACAAATAagtgtttacccaaaaaatccaTACATGAAACATGACAGAGAACTTAGCTAGCAAAATCTTAGTAGGAGTAACTATAGACAGTAAATCTAAAAAAACGACAAAAACGTACTTATTTAAGAACATAATGATTGAAACAAGATTCGCTGGAATATCGAATCACTAATTAAGATGTATAAACAAATTTACACCATCTTCTAAAAACTTTAAGCAAAGTCAGGAAAGTCACAAAGACGAAGCACACAAGACCAATTTGAAAATTACTACTTTCCAACACAACATTCCAAATATTTCAcaccacatatagatcaatttAAACCATTTTCCAAAAACaagttttagtatatttttactCTACTAGTATTAGTTATTAAATAGAGTACCAAGAAGGTGTGGCAGAATGAAAAAGATTTTACTATCACTAGTAACTACGGGTGTAGAAATGAAATCGACAAACCGCATCaacccgataattcgagtcaaatcgagaaaaaaattCCGACTAtagtttggtttggtgttggaaaacaAATCCGACCATATTTGGTTTGCTTTGGTTTTAACTAAATAAAATTAAaccgaaatcaaaccaacccgatattatatgtatagaaattttaaatatattaaatacATAAATGtatttattgtagtgtagtttataaatatttcttaagttttttttatagttttatcttttaacgtttTATTTCAACTTTGtgcttataatttttggatgctccaataagttttatagtccataaatattagtaacacaaataaatcctaaaccaaaatcaaatcaatactaatgctaataaaacattcaattcaattatactatgaatgaaaatagtgttgaatatctattttttaattttttcatgatttagataaaatgtataacttatttttcttttagtggttagtcatgtaaataatagtacttattagtcgtaattttaaattatgtttgttttcattatggcctattaataatatttattttatgcaattttattatctttattgttgaatattttagtacaatgtcaTGACTcactcatatttatgttattttattgaaaaacaccttatatagttctgtcttactgggattaaagaaatatttggagcataaattttatgttttgtgctatgaagactttatgaaaCCCCCTCCTGAAAAAATCCGAAAACTCGAGATTAAAAAACCTGACTTTTATTGGTTTTTTGGTATTTAGGTTTAATAACCCGAtaaaattggtttggtttggtaattagaaaatccgaaccaacccgacctatgtgcAACCCTACTTGTAATGGTAAAGTTATTTTCGTGTAACTTATAGGCCACGGGTTTGAACAGTATAATCAGCCATTAATGCTTGTATAAGGGTATGTAGGCTGCCTAACATCACATCTTTTAGGGTGCGACCTTTTTCTCGACCCTGCGTGAACGCAagatacagtcaaacctctctataacaatttcgtttattctgaatatttttgaattttataacGAAGtattgttatagagaacatatattataacataacataaaaattggttctggaaaagcttggcttttatagtgaagtattgttatatagggatgttgttataCAGATGTCTGATTGTACTTTGTGCATCCGATTGCCCTATTTGTTTAGAGATTTCAAATTCGAACTCGACAATAGAGTTCTCCGTGATAATAATCGTAAAAAATTTATAtagtgaattttttttatgttGCCGATTTGGATTAATCAAATCAGTGGTTTTAGACACCAACAATAACACCAGGAACTAAACTTTACCTTTACCTTACGTAAGGTTAAAAGGTTGTTTTGAATAAATCATCGCCCAagcaaaatattatataaataaatttgctatgacaatcttttttttttttttttttgctaattaACAATCTGAATTAATCATACTAGTAATTCTGAACACAgaacaattaaagaaaaaagGTTATTAAATGAACCAAATATAAGTTATTACTAATCACTTTTTCtcctaaaaagggaaaaacccatttcattttcaaagctttactttttcttaaGATTTGTACTGCTTGGCATTGGCTGTCTCCTTATTTCTAGTCAGAAATTTCTTTTTTAATCTAAACATATTAAATACTTTTCctattttcttctctctatctctctgtTCTTTTAACGCGTTCACGCGTTTACAATTGTCTCTTATTTGTGGTCACCTACTATATATATTCCTCCATCTTCCTTCTCTCTTCCGCAGGTGCAGACTCCAATTTCACAAAAAATTGTTCTCTGCATCTGCttcttattattaaaaaaaaaatccccattttccaaaaatccccccccaaaaaaaaacttAAACCCAGTATTTTTCTTGCTACCATATTGAGGAAAAAAAAAGTGGGTAGTCGAAAAAAATACGTTCTTGATTTTCCGGCGAGTATTTTCTTGATTTTCCGGTGAAAAGATGCCGTCGTTAGAGGAAGAATTGTTTCCGTCAACGCCGGGAAAGTTCAAGGACAGGAACCGGCATTTCCACAGATGTTTTGCTTCAACAAGTACAATGTTCCTTTGGGCATTATTCTTAATAGCTATAACGGCGTCGTATTTGTGTTTCCAATCATTTATGGATACCGGTAACCGGTATTTCTCCGCCACGTGGGGCGGTCATCATTGGGAGAAACAAGTCCGTACTTCTGCTCAGATCCACCGTTCTAACGGCATGTCCGTACTTGTTACCGGCGCAGCCGGTTTTGTCGGGAGCCACGTCTCCCTCGCCTTGAAAAAACGAGGCGACGGAGTCGTGGGACTCGACAACTTCAATAATTACTATGATCCCTCGCTTAAAAAAGCGAGGAAAAATCTTCTCAATAATCACAACATTTTCATAATCGAAGGTGACATTAACGATATGCGGATGCTAACAAAGCTATTTGAAATTGTTCGTTTTACGCACGTGATGCATTTAGCAGCTCAAGCGGGTGTGCGATACGCGCTGGAAAATCCAGGTTCTTACGTTCATAGTAACATTGCCGGTCTTGTAACTCTTCTAGAAGCTTGCAAGAATGCTAACCCGCAACCCGCTGTTGTATGGGCCAGCTCCAGTTCCGTATACGGGTTGAACGAAAAGGTTCCATTTTCTGAATCGGATCGGACTGATCAACCCGCTTCGTTATATGCTGCAACGAAGAAAGCGGGTGAGGAAATTACACACACGTATAATCATATTTACGGGTTGTCAATTACCGGGTTGAGGTTCTTTACGGTTTATGGCCCGTGGGGCAGACCCGATATGGCTTATTTCAGTTTTACAAGGAACATTTTACAAGGGAAACCGATCACGGTTTATCGGGGCAAGAATCGGGTTGATTTGGCTCGGGATTTTACTTACATTGATGATGTTGTGAAAGGGTGTATTGGGTCGCTTGATACGTCGGGTAAGAGTACCGGGTCGGGTGGGAAGAAACGGGGACCCGCTCCATACCGGATTTTTAATCTGGGTAATACGTCGCCGGTGACTGTTCCGATGATGGTTGGGATTTTGGAGAAGCATTTGAAGGTTAAAGCTAAGAAGAATTTCGTCGAAATGCCCGGAAACGGCGACGTTCCGTTCACACATGCGAATATTAGTTCGGCCCGAAAAGAATTCGGGTATAAACCGACAACCGATTTGCAAACCGGGTTGAAGAAGTTTGTTAAGTGGTATCTCTCTTATTACGGCTACAATCAAGGAAAGTCTGTAAAGTGAtaatattccttttttttttctctttttaattctttttcttcttattgtggttattttagatttttttttttctaaattacGAGGAAAAaaagaatttggaggaagaaaaaaggaaaagaaaaggtgaATACCAATTCTTATTTTAATTGGGGGGAAAGTGGAGAGAAGAAGATTTGATAAACTCCCTTTCCCCTTTGTTAGAAGATATTGTTGTTGCTTTCCTTGTAAAGGATAAAAAAGTTTCTCATTCTTTGTCTCATATTATGTCTCTTACTTTTTGTGTAAACTTCTATGCACCATATTcttgttattcttcttttttataaaaaagtataataaaaatatcaaatgataCAATACATTTATAGTGTAAAAACTATTGCTACTGCCTATTAGTAATAAAATAATTAGCAAAATGTTACTAGTATAAGTAAGGATTCAATAGTTCTAAGGTCAATAGAATTTGCACCCAATATGAAGCATTTTTCATCCAAATAGTTAAGGTGGTAGAGTTGAGTTTGTAATTTACATTAGTGTTTATATTAaatcatattagtttattataACTAGTATAGAGTAAGGTAAAAAAGTAATAATTAAAGTATGGTTGAGTAATAATTAAACACATCTACAGAATCATGTATTCATAAAAAGTAGTACCAAGTACAGTaacatttttacttttatattagTATTTTCTTGTAGAATGTAGTTGGAATTTGGATTGCCATATGGTTTTTGCTACATATTGGTGTTTTTATTAAGGAAAtacaattaaatttttttatatcaGTTTTATTTGTTTTGATAATTTATGGTTGATGTAGTGAAGggttgttatatataaaaaaagaaaacttGGCGGTAGTAGTGAATTGTTAAAGGACAACATGATGCATAAAGCATCTTGCGTTCACGCAGTGTTTGTGAAAGGGTCGCACCCAAAAAGATGTGATATAGATAATCTATCACTAATGTAAATATTAATGTTTGCTTCCAAGGTTCACACTCGTAACATATATCACACAAAGATAATTTTATCGTTAATTCAATACATTCAATACAACTGTTATTatagaaaataattattataaaaagAGTTCGACTGTATAATTGTTTTGGTAAAATATTTAGTAGTAGTAAAATTTGTATAGGCAAATGGGATTTTTTAAAGACAGCTAGGTTGAGCAATAAATAGTGGAAAGGGGACAGCTAAGCTTTGACTGTGAAATACGGCTGTAAAGGATTTTTATTAAATTTAGGGATCCACAACCATGTGAATGATGTAATTGCTCTTattaaagttttattttaggccGTTGGATTGAATTGGGCTGAATCGTGCGGATGCGATCCAACTGTAAAGCGTCAATCTAAGTTGTACTGTATTCTACTATTTCTTGGCTTTTTCCTACCGACACTTCGTTCAACTCTTgggtttttgtatttttttcaaatttcaaaattggGTTTTGTGGGCCTACACTGTTTTTATGTAGGGACAGAAAGAGGGTTTATATCCTCTTTTGCCGACTTaatctcttaaactaaaaataactaatagatatataatatatataactcatgtataatatatatataatatatataattaatattatttaacttTCAGTAAAAGGAAAAGCACTACCTACCATAATTTTTTCTATCCCTAAAGCTTAATACTAATTCCCGATACCTCTAATTAAGGTGGAGGAATTCGATCGACTTCATGATAATCTTTGGTGGTATTGTAATGTCCTCTATCATCACTCCAATAAAAAAATCTATATAATTTTCTGAAAAATCTTAGTCGGGataacaaattaattaagaaaattcttATGAATAgtactatttatttattttttattaataactTTGCTAAATTTTAAACAACATTTATTTTGGACCGGAGAGAGTATGAATCAGAGCGAGTTAAACAGGTAAAAATCTCTTTTTCTagtttttcattaaaaaaaaaaagcatgaaTATATTTTTCACCAAACTCCATTTGGGATGTACTTTCTAGTTTCCCCCAAATGGAAAAATTAGTTCAGATGTATTTTTCAAATTTCGCAGAAAATGAAAAATTGTTTGTGTTTAATTGACAAAAGTTTCAGAAAATGTGAAAAGGGTTTCAAAGAAAATTTAAACGCTTTTTGAATACAAACaatgttataaaaaaaaattaaattatggtggatgtctactcgtccttcatgatcttctcaaatgcttaatgacatattcaatgacatatttctatgcttaatgacatattcaatgacatatttttcttcacttttcatgcctatataaaggccttgtaatagataagaaaatacacacaattgaagaagaaaatatcttccttctctctatctctatttcttgttcgtgttttactaaattgcttttaatttataacacgttatcagcacgaattgctcatttcatgatcttctacgtcaagactatgtaaattataagcagacaatgagatcaagtacaatgaaaaatgtcttggatgataatacaaagataagttttacatccatctaaacTCATTcatagtaataatatttttaccatcacatgatgtatttcattgaaagcaaaattatcaaatatgtaggcgattttacagtaccttgcaaatttggcattcgaatatacaatcaatataaactcattatagttataatttataatagtcacagttatgcattaagccttaaatatttttgctggaaacataaggctcattcctcCGTATTGAATTTTTTTGGTGAAGTTCTTATAGTCTTTGAAATATAAGTGGTTATAGCTTATCTGCATCTTTtccctaattaatttattaaaatataaaaataattgtatcattttaaaaaaaaatggcatatatcctaactagcatttttgttgcagaggaactgtttcaagattgaaatagttatatatgtctttttgaaagttaatttacttatacctataattatgaagta is from Nicotiana tabacum cultivar K326 chromosome 18, ASM71507v2, whole genome shotgun sequence and encodes:
- the LOC107816401 gene encoding UDP-glucuronate 4-epimerase 1 codes for the protein MPSLEEELFPSTPGKFKDRNRHFHRCFASTSTMFLWALFLIAITASYLCFQSFMDTGNRYFSATWGGHHWEKQVRTSAQIHRSNGMSVLVTGAAGFVGSHVSLALKKRGDGVVGLDNFNNYYDPSLKKARKNLLNNHNIFIIEGDINDMRMLTKLFEIVRFTHVMHLAAQAGVRYALENPGSYVHSNIAGLVTLLEACKNANPQPAVVWASSSSVYGLNEKVPFSESDRTDQPASLYAATKKAGEEITHTYNHIYGLSITGLRFFTVYGPWGRPDMAYFSFTRNILQGKPITVYRGKNRVDLARDFTYIDDVVKGCIGSLDTSGKSTGSGGKKRGPAPYRIFNLGNTSPVTVPMMVGILEKHLKVKAKKNFVEMPGNGDVPFTHANISSARKEFGYKPTTDLQTGLKKFVKWYLSYYGYNQGKSVK